The following proteins are encoded in a genomic region of Herpetosiphonaceae bacterium:
- a CDS encoding SH3 domain-containing protein, with product MGWSRRPNLPPNDPDAGDENDPLADNMRLRPRRASGGAQSLKPDANDSIHDQHTIVDNNFASRTRARRERQIASPFSTQRLGTWAANPDNSRTLLMIGAAVIGFLLLIAIFNLANRWYNSGATAEDTAEPTASVAPDFSGVTTGPLASAEPGVIVQPATNVPGTDPGQQPPSPAGGAFAVTGTGTEGLFLRQEHSTSAQILGTLPEGTRVESLGETFNDGTRDWLKVRTPLGEGWVAQQFLQPAQ from the coding sequence ATGGGATGGTCACGCCGACCAAACCTGCCACCCAACGATCCCGATGCAGGCGACGAGAACGATCCGCTCGCCGATAACATGCGCCTGCGCCCACGGCGAGCGTCCGGTGGCGCACAGTCGCTCAAGCCAGATGCTAACGATTCGATCCACGATCAGCATACGATCGTCGATAACAACTTTGCCAGCCGCACGCGCGCGCGGCGGGAGCGGCAGATCGCCTCGCCCTTCAGCACGCAGCGCTTAGGAACCTGGGCGGCCAACCCCGACAACTCGCGCACACTGCTGATGATCGGCGCTGCGGTCATCGGCTTTCTGCTGCTGATCGCCATCTTCAACCTCGCCAATCGCTGGTACAACTCGGGTGCTACCGCCGAGGACACCGCCGAGCCGACGGCGTCGGTGGCTCCGGACTTCAGCGGAGTGACCACGGGGCCGCTCGCCAGCGCGGAACCGGGCGTGATCGTGCAGCCGGCGACCAACGTGCCCGGCACCGATCCGGGCCAGCAGCCGCCCAGCCCCGCCGGTGGAGCCTTCGCCGTCACAGGAACCGGGACAGAGGGGCTGTTCTTGCGGCAAGAGCACTCGACCTCAGCGCAAATTCTGGGGACGCTTCCCGAAGGCACGCGGGTTGAGTCATTGGGCGAGACGTTTAACGATGGCACCCGCGACTGGCTGAAAGTGCGCACGCCGCTCGGCGAGGGCTGGGTTGCCCAGCAGTTCCTTCAGCCAGCGCAGTAG
- a CDS encoding PspC domain-containing protein has protein sequence MQARLTRSHTDRMIGGVCGGLGYYFSVDPVIVRLIFVVLALTTGITLIVYPILWLVMPEAGAVPPHPSALPPDARFDPLSGQPLPPRQPVVDQMFSAQERSAPQPAAPASGRNRTLGLLLLGIGVIVLMNNMGEALSRIFGFGIDISGFVVPVLLVGLGMYLLRKKTV, from the coding sequence ATGCAAGCACGACTCACTCGTTCACATACCGACCGCATGATCGGCGGTGTGTGCGGCGGGTTGGGCTACTATTTCAGCGTCGATCCGGTGATTGTCCGGCTGATCTTTGTGGTACTGGCCCTCACCACGGGCATTACGCTGATCGTCTATCCGATCCTCTGGCTGGTCATGCCCGAAGCAGGCGCGGTACCGCCGCATCCATCGGCGCTGCCCCCCGACGCGCGCTTCGATCCGCTGTCCGGACAGCCGCTCCCGCCGCGCCAGCCGGTCGTCGATCAGATGTTCAGCGCGCAGGAGCGCAGCGCGCCGCAGCCAGCCGCACCCGCCAGTGGTCGTAATCGCACGCTTGGGCTGCTGCTGTTGGGCATCGGCGTCATTGTGCTGATGAATAATATGGGCGAGGCGCTGAGCCGTATTTTCGGATTTGGGATTGATATATCAGGATTTGTTGTGCCGGTGCTCCTGGTTGGTCTTGGCATGTATTTGTTGCGCAAAAAGACCGTATGA
- the rlmD gene encoding 23S rRNA (uracil(1939)-C(5))-methyltransferase RlmD, translating into MHWPDELELELTAIAQGGDAVGRYEGRPVFASGGLPGEHVRVRLYDRQKAFARGRVIEVLRAAPERIASPCPLESVCGAADWRWIAPEAQRAFKRTILEEQLRHIGGLEVAAQPDEPPPDEGATWAYRTTAELHVSGARIGYFLPGSRRVSDIPACCLHHPLIDAALAALRPLLGDEAALRDLTLRCSPGSGEVIALLDGRGPLRELARRWRTAHPPLVGVVHATQRRALDGRDWIERVVGDTCFRLSASSFFQVNAYQTERLVRRVRTLLDTQPDTRLLDLYCGVGLFALSLAPEVAEVVGVEEWAPAIEDARRSAQLNRLSNVTFEVGAAERTIAKLAGGFDRVVLDPPRRGCAPEVLDAVIQRAPQRIVYVSCHPGTLARDCKQLAAAGYHIASAEVIDMFPHTHHVESIVRLERG; encoded by the coding sequence ATGCACTGGCCGGACGAACTTGAGCTAGAGCTGACAGCCATCGCGCAGGGCGGCGACGCGGTAGGCCGCTACGAGGGCCGCCCCGTGTTTGCCAGCGGCGGCCTGCCCGGCGAGCATGTTCGCGTCCGGCTCTATGATCGGCAAAAAGCGTTCGCGCGCGGTCGCGTGATCGAGGTGCTGCGCGCGGCTCCCGAGCGGATCGCGTCGCCCTGCCCGCTCGAAAGCGTCTGCGGCGCGGCGGACTGGCGCTGGATCGCGCCGGAGGCGCAGCGCGCGTTCAAGCGCACGATCCTTGAGGAGCAGCTACGGCATATCGGCGGGCTAGAGGTCGCGGCGCAGCCGGACGAACCGCCCCCGGACGAGGGCGCTACCTGGGCCTATCGCACGACCGCCGAGCTGCATGTCTCAGGCGCTCGGATCGGCTACTTCTTGCCGGGCAGCCGCCGCGTGTCCGATATTCCGGCCTGCTGTCTGCATCATCCGCTGATCGATGCCGCGCTGGCAGCGCTCCGACCGCTGCTCGGCGACGAGGCTGCGCTGCGCGACCTGACGCTGCGGTGTAGCCCCGGCAGCGGCGAGGTGATCGCGCTGCTGGACGGGCGCGGGCCGCTGCGCGAGCTTGCACGGCGCTGGCGTACCGCCCATCCGCCGCTGGTCGGCGTGGTCCATGCCACGCAGCGCCGCGCGCTGGATGGCCGCGACTGGATCGAGCGGGTCGTTGGCGATACATGCTTTCGGCTGTCGGCCAGCTCATTCTTTCAGGTCAATGCCTACCAGACCGAGCGGCTGGTGCGGCGCGTGCGGACGCTGCTGGATACGCAGCCGGACACGCGGCTGCTCGATCTCTACTGCGGCGTGGGCTTATTCGCGCTGTCGCTCGCGCCGGAGGTAGCCGAGGTAGTGGGTGTCGAGGAGTGGGCACCCGCGATCGAGGATGCGCGGCGCAGCGCCCAGCTCAACCGCCTGAGCAACGTCACCTTCGAGGTCGGCGCTGCCGAGCGGACGATCGCGAAGCTAGCGGGAGGGTTCGACCGTGTGGTGCTCGATCCGCCGCGCCGGGGCTGCGCGCCTGAGGTGCTCGACGCCGTGATCCAGCGCGCGCCGCAGCGGATCGTGTATGTCTCTTGCCATCCGGGGACGCTGGCGCGCGATTGCAAGCAGCTTGCGGCGGCGGGCTACCACATTGCCAGCGCCGAGGTCATCGATATGTTTCCGCACACGCATCATGTCGAAAGCATCGTGCGGCTGGAGCGCGGCTGA
- a CDS encoding DAK2 domain-containing protein — protein sequence MSQVDIAQLWRTIARNAAEDQPYLNELDDIGNGNAGDNYQANMQLVADTLERELQGGQGDVGRALLTAAETLRDDGRGATAPVYAAGLADAGKRLLGRSGLSATDLLPLLEGLLRGAQGSSAIPQGGGGLLDALVPGVLGYLGAKQRGASDMDALMEALTNARRGTYSTRRASPPVESFGQRDTRGQLDPGAAGVGSLFEGLLRGFLQQQMPTGSGSPQQPDLPETPRRARESGSFGGVEM from the coding sequence GTGTCTCAAGTTGATATTGCGCAGCTTTGGCGCACCATCGCAAGGAATGCCGCCGAGGATCAGCCCTATCTCAATGAGCTGGACGACATCGGCAACGGCAACGCGGGCGATAATTACCAGGCCAATATGCAGCTTGTCGCAGATACGCTGGAGCGCGAGCTTCAGGGCGGCCAGGGCGATGTCGGGCGGGCGCTGCTCACAGCGGCGGAAACGCTGCGCGACGATGGGCGGGGCGCGACCGCGCCGGTCTATGCGGCGGGTCTGGCCGATGCCGGAAAACGTCTGCTGGGCCGGAGCGGTCTGAGCGCGACGGATCTACTGCCGCTGCTCGAAGGGCTGCTGCGCGGCGCTCAGGGCAGCAGCGCGATCCCGCAGGGCGGCGGCGGCCTGCTCGACGCGCTGGTGCCGGGCGTGCTGGGCTATCTTGGCGCGAAGCAGCGCGGCGCTTCCGATATGGATGCGCTGATGGAGGCATTGACAAACGCCCGACGTGGCACGTATAGTACTCGCCGCGCGTCGCCGCCGGTCGAATCGTTTGGGCAGCGCGATACACGCGGCCAGCTCGATCCGGGCGCGGCAGGCGTCGGCTCGCTGTTCGAGGGGCTGCTGCGCGGCTTTTTGCAGCAGCAGATGCCGACGGGTAGCGGGTCCCCGCAGCAGCCGGATCTGCCGGAGACGCCGCGCCGCGCGCGTGAGTCGGGATCGTTCGGCGGCGTCGAGATGTAG
- the murA gene encoding UDP-N-acetylglucosamine 1-carboxyvinyltransferase, producing the protein MDYFVIEGGHRLGGTITPVGNKNAALPLLAVALLTDEPLVLHNVPNIGDVRIKRELIQRLGVECTDLGGGSWRLQTRDVGDRQPDVELGRRIRTAPLLAGPLLARRGFVTIPRPGGDRIGRRRLDTHFQALQALGAEIEVSNECYILRANELSGADMFLDEMSVTGTEQAVLAAVLANGTTVIQNAASEPHVQDVCRCLNAMGARISGIGTDTLTIEGVASLRGAEYTIGPDFMEVGSLIGLAAATGSELRIKNARPLEHRITRITFNKLGVDWRVEGDDIVVPAEQELVVRADLHGAIPKIDDRPWPGFPTDLMSIALVVATQARGTVLIHEWMFENRLFFVDRLISMGAGIVLCDPHRAVVVGPSKLHGDTLTSPDIRAGMALLIAALAAEGTSTIQNIGQIDRGYERIEERLRGLGARIERRQ; encoded by the coding sequence ATGGACTATTTCGTGATCGAAGGGGGCCACCGGCTTGGCGGGACGATCACGCCTGTAGGCAATAAAAACGCGGCGCTGCCGCTGCTGGCGGTCGCGCTGCTCACGGACGAGCCGCTGGTTTTGCATAACGTGCCGAACATCGGCGATGTGCGCATCAAGCGCGAGCTGATCCAGCGGCTTGGCGTCGAGTGTACCGATCTCGGCGGCGGCAGCTGGCGCTTGCAGACGCGCGACGTGGGCGATCGGCAGCCCGATGTCGAGCTGGGGCGGCGCATCCGCACCGCGCCGCTGCTGGCGGGTCCGCTGCTGGCCCGGCGCGGCTTTGTGACGATCCCACGGCCCGGTGGCGATCGGATCGGGCGGCGGCGGCTGGATACGCACTTCCAGGCACTTCAGGCGCTGGGTGCGGAAATCGAGGTCAGCAATGAGTGCTACATCCTGCGCGCGAACGAGCTGAGCGGCGCGGATATGTTTCTGGACGAGATGAGCGTCACAGGCACCGAGCAGGCAGTGCTGGCGGCGGTGCTGGCAAACGGCACGACGGTGATTCAAAATGCCGCGTCCGAGCCGCACGTGCAGGATGTCTGCCGCTGTTTGAATGCGATGGGCGCTCGGATCAGCGGCATTGGCACCGACACGCTGACGATCGAGGGCGTGGCAAGTCTGCGCGGCGCGGAGTACACGATCGGACCCGACTTTATGGAGGTCGGCTCGCTGATCGGGCTGGCGGCGGCGACCGGCAGCGAGCTTCGGATCAAAAACGCGCGACCGCTCGAGCATCGCATCACGCGCATCACCTTTAATAAGCTGGGCGTCGACTGGCGCGTCGAGGGCGACGACATCGTCGTACCCGCCGAGCAAGAGCTGGTGGTGCGCGCCGATCTGCATGGCGCGATCCCGAAGATCGACGATCGTCCGTGGCCGGGCTTTCCTACGGATCTGATGAGCATCGCGCTGGTGGTGGCGACTCAGGCGCGGGGCACGGTGCTGATCCATGAGTGGATGTTTGAGAACCGGCTCTTTTTCGTGGATCGGCTGATCAGCATGGGCGCGGGCATCGTCCTCTGCGATCCGCATCGCGCGGTTGTCGTCGGCCCGTCCAAGCTGCACGGCGATACGCTGACCAGCCCCGATATTCGCGCGGGTATGGCGCTGCTGATCGCGGCGCTGGCGGCGGAGGGCACCAGCACCATCCAGAACATCGGCCAGATCGATCGCGGCTATGAGCGCATCGAAGAGCGGCTGCGCGGCCTGGGTGCCCGCATCGAGCGGCGGCAGTAG